GCCTCGCTTCTCGCTGCTGGCGAGGGTCCCTACAAGGGGCGCCCACCGGGCCCAGTGGCTCGGTAGCACCTGCTGAGCATCAGTGGACTCTACCCCGCATGCACCCAGCCCTGTTGTACCTGTTCCCCCCTGGCTGGCTGCCCCCAGCCGGCTGTTTGCCTGGGGTGGGGTGCAGTATTTACCCTCCCGCCACGGCCCGCATCAGAGCAGAGCCGCCGTCTTGGGCCGCGACTGCCCTTGACCTGGGGCTGCTTTCACCAGGCGGGGGGAGGTGGTGCTGGCTTTGGCGTGCGGTGAGTCTCAGCGTGCCTCGGTTTCCCTTGCTCAGGAGCAGGCTtgtggggagcaggctggggtcCTCTGGCGCTGGCAGAGGCACGCGGCAGCTGCTGGCGTCTCGAGGCTGCGGTGGTGATGCTGGTGCCGGGTGTGGAGGGAGGGGCTGGGCTCAGGAACTTGAAGTGGGTGCGTGGAGAAGGGgaagctgtggggcaggggatggtgcagagcagcggggctgggccaggggctggctggggctggggtgcccTTGCTGGGGACGGGGGTGCAGAGTGGGGAAGCCCCCAGGCATGAGGAGGTGAGAGGCAGCGGGGAGGCGTCAGTGTTGGGTCGTGGGGACCCTCTGAGACCACTCGCCTGGGCAAAGGCTGGCCAGCCCCCCCTTGCTGGCAGCGCTGCGGTGCTGAGCCCGAGGCCGTGGCAgcgcagctctgccagctggtgcCGTGCACCCTCGGTGCACACGTGGCACGAGTGCGATGGGCCTGAGTGTGGCGGGGGCGGGCAGTGGGTGCAGCGGGGGGTGCAGGGCCAGCGCAGCCCCTGCACCTCAGCCCTCGAGGGGTGACCGCTGCCCCGCGCACGGAGCAGGAACTTCTCCTTCAGGGCGGGCGGCGGATGATGAAACCACGGAGAAATCCCTCCTGGCAGCACACGGGCTGCTGGCGGGAGCCCCCGGGAGCCCACGCTCCCCCTGCGCTGCCGCCGCCTTTCCATGGTAACCCCACCGCGGGAGCCGGcggggtgctggtgggggaggCCACCCTGTCTGGGGGGTTGGCGCCTGCCCGGCTCCCCGCGGCAGCGCTGGCGTCCCCGACATGCCCCGGGAGCTGCATGTCCACACCCCAGCAAGCCCCGGGGCGGCCAGAGGAcccgacgaggggctgggctgagaCCCGTCAAACTCGCTTCGTGCCAGGGAGGTGACGCTTGGGTGGCCGTGCAGGCAGCGGGGGAGGCGGCCGGTGCCAGTGCTGTGGCCGGTGACTTTCAACGCACCCAGACCCCGGCCACGCTCTGTGTCCGGGGATGGGTGGCCAGTTCACATGCACGCTGGTGCGGCAGGAGCTGCGGGGCCCAGGTTCTCCGTGCCCCCGGAGCTGGTGGCGTGACTTGGCGGGGCTGTGGGCGGGCGGGGGGACCGAGCCATGGCGAGGGAAAATGAAAGCAGGTGATGCGGAAGGAGAAGTAGGTCAGGCGAGCGCTGGCCTCTCCCGGCAGCCTCGGCTGCGCTGTGTGCTCCGCTCTGCCCCGGCTGTCCCTGCCATGTCCCCAGGCCCCATGGGCAGCGGCTGGAGGGGGCGGTGAGTACAGGGTCTTGCTGCCAGGTGCTGGGTCCTGGGCAGGGTGGGTGCCAGACGCTGCCTGCCCTGGATGCCAGCAGGCTGGGAAGCACGGCCAGGCAGGCTGGCACACAGTGGGCACAGTGGTGCCCCGGCAATTTTGCTTCGGTTCTTCTCCCACAGGTGTCCCCGGGGACATGGGGCTGGGTGCCGCATTGAGGATGGGCAGGAGGATGCCCCACTTCTGTCCTGCTGTGTGGCCAAGGAGCGGAGGGGAAGGGGATTCCCATCCCACTTGGGCTCTGCTGAGCCAGCTGGCATGGCAGGGACATCCTGGTGGGGCTCGGGGCTGGGGACGGCTCTGGGACAGCCCCGCATGCCACATTGGGGTTCCACGGccagctgcccccagctctgctccactgcaggtctgcagggctgggaccGTCGCCGTCCCCATCGCACAGGGCTGGCTGGGGTCTCGGTCACAGCGCTGCATGGGTTGGGGAGGCTGCATCGGGCACAGCCCTGCTGGCAGTGCTATGTGGGCTTGGGGGAGATTAGAGCTGCCtgccccccctttccctcccccgGGATCAGCCGTGGGCAgcggggagctggcagcaggcagctgccgtgGGGGCGGAAGCCGGGCTATTTCGGGGGGTGTGGAGGGGGGGGCTGTGGGCTGGCACTGTCCTTGCTGGGTGACCCCACCGGGACCAGCACTGCCCCAGTGCCAGGATGGAGCATCGGGGCCCATCCTGTGCCAGCTGGCAGTGCTCAGTCCCCCGGGTGCCGTGAGGACAGGGACCCTATGTTGGGGAGGAGATTCCACCAGCCTGGGGAGCCCCCCAGGGCCATGCGGTGTGGTGGGACCCAGGGGATCTGGCTGCCCTCCAAGGGGCTCCCGTGACTCTGTGCTGCAGGGTGAGAGGCACCAGAGCTGGCTCACCATGGGGCTGGCGAGCGGGACCAGCTGCCTGTCCCAGGCTGAGGGCTGCCAGAGCCTCCTCCTGCTGCAATCGGCACCCCTTTGCACAGGCTGCCGGGGTGCCCGCGTGCAGCCGAGCCTTGCTCCATCCCAGTAGGGTCCTGGCCAAGCTGGGCCATGAAACTGGGGCGTAGCAGGATGCCTGGCTCCGCTGTGCCTACCTCGGCGCTGGCAGGGGCAGCCTGGGCACCATCTGGTTTTGGAGCCCCTCCAAGCGCTGCCCACCTCAACCGCAGCCCGGTCCCCCAGTTGCTGGGGAAACCTGTGGGTGGGTTTTGCCCCGTGCCAGGGTGATCAAAAGTGGGGTTTGCTGTTGACCATTTCCTTCCTGTTCCCCCTTTCCCCGAGCTCCATTTCAGCaaccccttccttccttcctaccttccttctctctgcctgctcctgcctgcgcgTGGCCCCACTCCCCGGGCcgccctggcagggagcagccggGGACGGCCCGTGTCCAGCCTTTTGTGGCCTCTCCCTGGCATGGGGGATGGTGACACTCACAGTGGGGAGCCCTGGGGGTGACCCACAGAGGTCATGCGCCCTTGGCCACATCTGTCCTGGCTGCCCATGGGCGAGCAGGTGGCCATGGGACCCCCTGTCCTGGCAGGTTGGGGTCCCCCATGTCGGGACGTGGTGCGGGAGATGGGTATGCCCACGGCTGGGGTGCCCATCCTGCTGTCAGGAGAGGGGCTGGTGCCATGCGGGAGCCAGGATGCTGCTGGAGCCTGTCCTGGCTGCGTGCAGGATGGGGCCATGTCCCATCACTGGTGACACTGGTCAGGGTGCCACTGGCCCAGGCAAGGGCAGAGCGTGGAGGAGGATGGATGAAGGTCAGTCCATCCTCCCCAAAGGCCAGCGCCTCCACTGCCTGGTCCCCCCTGGGTGGGCACCCTTGGTGCCCCCCGGCCAGGGCAAGCAGTAGTTTGCGGCCCGCGTGTGGGCGGTTGCAAcacccccagggtgggggggacgTGGTGACTCACCCCAGCGGGGCCTGGCCACCAGCGGGAACCCTGAGTCAGGGCTGCGTGCCCATGCTGTGCCCCTCCCTGCCCGCCTCGCCCACCTTATCTCCCGCCCTTAGCACCTGGCACACCTGGGCCAGGGGGGGCTGGCGCCATTCCCCTCCTTTATGGGGAGCAAAGGGCAGGCAGAGGGTTGGCAGGCAGGTGCcttgtccctccctccctccctcctggggACGCTGGCCTGGGCCTGTGCCCCCCACTGGGGTGTCCAGCCAGCCCAGAGCATCGTGGCAGCGTGGCAGGCAAGGCTGCCTGCACCGCTGCTGCCTCCTGTCCGCGTGCTGCCTGCACTCCAGGCCACCCGGCTGACCCGTGGCGGCACAGCCAGCCCCCGCCTGGCATGCGGTCCCCGGTGATGGGGGAGGTGGGATACCATGCCAGGGCATGCTGGCCCGCATAGGCAAGATGCCGGCGCAGCCGCCGCTGCCCCTCTGCCCGCCTGCTGTCCCCAATGCCCGCCCGTGTGGTCAGGCTCTTGCGCAACCCTGCTCTTTCCGTGAACGTTGCTGGGGCCGGAGgccccctccctgcccggctGCGTGGCCACGCTGGCACAGGACTCTTCCCCTTTCTGCCTGGCCTcgtgctgctggcagcactggcACGGCTGCCCAGAGCCTGGCTGTGGCCGTGCCAGGGCGCTGCGGCGGGGCTGCCCCCCGGCTGGGGGGCAGCCCCACCGCAGCGCCCTGGCACAGCCGGGGCCGGGCTGGTGTGGGCGGCCGGGATGGATGCTGGGTGCCAGCGGTGGGGTGTGGGGAGCGCTCCCCGGGCTGCTAATTGCTGTTTAGCTGGGGACGCAGAGGGTGTAATTACAGGGGGGGATTGCGCGAACCTGCAGCCGGCCTCAGGGGCCTGTGGGGGGGCAAGAGGGGGGGCCGTGGCCCATGCATGCCCCTACCCGGGGAGCGGAGGGGACCAGGCAGTGCTGGCTACGGCCGTCCCCAAGCCCCCTCCCCAGGTCACGGCGTCCCACAGCCACCGTGGGACCTCTGGGACCCGCTTCGGGGGCAGAGCGGGACGTGCATCTGCAGGGTTGGGGGGCGGCTCCGGGGCTGGCCAGGCAGGCCACGGCACGCCATGCTGAGCCCAGCCCTGCGGtggcag
Above is a genomic segment from Harpia harpyja isolate bHarHar1 chromosome 9, bHarHar1 primary haplotype, whole genome shotgun sequence containing:
- the LOC128146124 gene encoding splicing factor 3B subunit 4-like, which gives rise to MERRRQRRGSVGSRGLPPAARVLPGGISPWFHHPPPALKEKFLLRARGSGHPSRAEVQGLRWPCTPRCTHCPPPPHSGPSHSCHVCTEGARHQLAELRCHGLGLSTAALPARGGWPAFAQASGLRGSPRPNTDASPLPLTSSCLGASPLCTPVPSKGTPAPASPWPSPAALHHPLPHSFPFSTHPLQVPEPSPSLHTRHQHHHRSLETPAAAACLCQRQRTPACSPQACS